From a region of the Arachis ipaensis cultivar K30076 chromosome B09, Araip1.1, whole genome shotgun sequence genome:
- the LOC107616052 gene encoding uncharacterized protein LOC107616052 has protein sequence MEIRVFSELVNKSRVAKECVRKAAAEKGSMRMPFQRTSGRNFAPRGRQFKRGGFVPQNNQGQGNFRRPNANATQGRCHGKQPGHLAINCPNRKRYETGRVQQPEKVYTTSTVGAEGSNTLIRGNCEMAGKSLNALFDSGATHSFIAFEKADELGLKIVILGYDLKVYNATHEAMVTRLGCPQVPF, from the exons ATGGAGATTCGGGTGTTCTCTGAACTTGTGAATAAGAGCAGGGTGGCTAAGGAATGTGTAAGAAAGGCCGCAGCAGAAAAGGGAAGTATGAGGATGCCTTTCCAGAGGACTTCAGGAAGGAATTTTGCACCTAGGGGAAGACAATTCAAGCGTGGTGGCTTTGTCCCTCAGAATAATCAGGGGCAAGGCAACTTCAGGAGGCCAAATGCCAATGCTACTCAGGGAAGATGTCATGGGAA ACAGCCTGGACACTTGGCTATCAACTGTCCAAATAGGAAGAGGTATGAAACTGGCAGAGTGCAGCAACCAGAGAAAGTATATACTACTTCTACAGTAGGCGCTGAGGGGTCAAACACACTGATTAGAGGTAATTGTGAGATGGCCGGTAAAAGTTTGAATGCCTTATTTGATTCTGGAGCTAcacattcatttattgcatttgagaaGGCTGATGAGTTAGGATTAAAAATAGTAATCCTGGGGTATGATTTAaaggtgtataatgctacccacgAGGCTATGGTGACTAGGTTAGGGTGCCCACAAGTTCCATTTTGA